Proteins from a single region of Carassius carassius chromosome 37, fCarCar2.1, whole genome shotgun sequence:
- the LOC132118677 gene encoding uncharacterized protein LOC132118677: MGCCSVTQRHTGTDEVGPEEIELLEIDNAGIWSLAESRLQFSTRNGTEEGPHRCSSVKHPKQEDPDPVSVTVKDTTKHNNSQLVLWSLKKKELHHRLYTQPIREWEGQAPHTYGDIIHSSSVYLHTGDTKAMSERYLVLFSFHLLILDLDSSNNDFIYEGILPLSAIQVRLISQQDTSSPHMFEINGPMVDSKIFVCATAAETKAWMENIEDRRCKSLKQQLSPSHSALSYLVPCNENWKREELKRYLLRSPILQWEGTPIQHMGYPRYLSLVHISNVYTQDRRLHGPQDRLLVLFPCDLLILSLDCHRVRVKYEGRLPLKSIKAMERSALPGRLEFELTGELMEPLLVSCTYPEDYQSWIFQLQQPDKVGDSLPHHTPPPLIPKKRRS, encoded by the exons ATGGGATGCTGCAGTGTGACCCAGAGGCATACGGGGACTGATGAAGTGGGCCCAGAAGAGATTGAACTCCTGGAAATCGACAATGCAGG AATTTGGAGTCTTGCTGAAAGCAGGCTCCAATTTTCTACAAGGAATGGCACAGAAGAAGGTCCTCATCGCTGTTCCTCTGTGAAGCACCCAAAGCAGGAG GACCCAGATCCTGTCTCTGTTACTGTGAAGGacacaacaaaacacaacaactCACAA CTGGTGCTTTGGAGCTTGAAGAAAAAGGAGCTCCATCATAGGCTATACACTCAGCCTATCAGAGAATGGGAAGGACAGGCACCACACACCTATGGAGACATTATCCACTCATCTTCAGTGTATTTACACACTGGAGACACAAAG gCTATGAGTGAAAGATATCTGGTTTTATTTTCCTTCCATTTGTTAATCCTCGATTTGGACAGCtctaataatgattttatttatgaG GGCATTCTTCCTCTCTCAGCCATTCAGGTGCGTTTGATCTCACAGCAGGACACCAGTTCTCCACATATGTTTGAGATTAACG GGCCTATGGTGGACTCAAAGATCTTCGTTTGTGCTACTGCTGCTGAAACAAAAGCCTGGATGGAGAACATCGAGGACAGGAGATGCAAATCCTTAAAGCAACAGCTGAGCCCATCCCATAGTGCTCTCTCATACCTG GTGCCATGTAATGAAAACTGGAAGAGGGAGGAGCTTAAAAGGTACTTACTGCGGTCTCCCATCTTGCAATGGGAGGGGACGCCCATTCAGCACATGGGCTATCCCAGATACCTTTCACTGGTGCACATCAGCAACGTATACACACAG GACCGGCGTTTGCACGGACCTCAGGATCGTTTGCTTGTGCTCTTCCCATGTGACCTCCTCATTCTGTCTCTGGACTGTCATCGTGTACGTGTGAAATATGAA GGCCGTCTGCCACTGAAGAGTATTAAAGCCATGGAAAGATCTGCATTACCTGGCAGATTGGAGTTTGAACTCACAG GAGAACTGATGGAGCCTCTGCTTGTCTCCTGTACTTACCCTGAGGACTATCAAAGCTGGATCTTTCAGTTACAACAG CCTGATAAAGTGGGAGATTCATTGCCACATCACACCCCTCCACCTCTGATACCGAAGAAGCGCAGAAGCTGA